A DNA window from Grus americana isolate bGruAme1 chromosome 27, bGruAme1.mat, whole genome shotgun sequence contains the following coding sequences:
- the LOC129196958 gene encoding olfactory receptor 14J1-like yields the protein LHYGTLLGSRACVHMAAAAWGSGFLNAVLHMANTFSIPLCQGNALDQFFCEIPQILKLSCPHYYLREVGLIVVGACLLLLCFVFIVLSYVQIFRAVLRIPSEQGRHKAFSTCLPHLAVVSLFISTSFFAYLKPPSISSPSLDLVVAVLYSVVPPSAHGIF from the exons ctgcactacgggaccctgctgggcagcagagcttgtgtccacatggcagcagctgcctggggcagtgggtttctcaatgctgtgctgcacatggccaatacattttctataccactctgccagggtaatgccctggaccagttcttctgtgaaatcccccagatcctcaagctctcctgcccacattactacctcagggaagttgggcttatTGTGGTTGGTGCCTGTTTActcttactgtgttttgttttcattgtgctgtcctatgtgcagatcttcagggcagtgctgaggatcccctctgagcagggacggcacaaagccttttccacgtgcctccctcacctggctgtcgTCTCCCTGTTCATCAGCACCTCATtttttgcctacctgaagcccccctccatctcctccccatccctcgacctggtggtggcagttctgtactcggtggtgcctcca agtgcccaTGGTATATTTTAG